A part of Candidatus Saccharibacteria bacterium genomic DNA contains:
- a CDS encoding HNH endonuclease: MISGRAKKPKCEICGWEERSIDGRIPVELDHINGIHSDNRLENLRILCPNCHSLQPTHRGRNKKRRYAQMLE, from the coding sequence ATTATTTCGGGAAGAGCTAAAAAACCAAAATGCGAGATTTGTGGCTGGGAAGAGCGGTCAATTGATGGTAGAATTCCTGTAGAGCTAGACCATATAAACGGCATCCATTCTGATAATCGACTAGAGAATCTTCGGATTTTGTGCCCAAACTGTCACAGCTTGCAACCAACCCATAGGGGGCGCAATAAAAAGCGACGATATGCGCAGATGTTGGAATAG
- a CDS encoding AAA family ATPase — protein sequence MRGLVIGKFYPPHLGHNFLINTALKDCNDVDVLVVDNPAYNIAAELRRAWLQAHHPSAHVMIIPDINNDDDSVAWAAHTMQFLGYKPDVVYSSEDYGGPWAHYMGARSVVVDKARETVPISGTKVRANLLESWQYLSDEVRAGLCLRIVVVGAESTGTTTLARDLAEALHVPWVPEIGRYYTESILTCGADWQNDDFYRIGRLQQAYEREIAARSKGVIVCDTNAVATQLWQRRYLGKTTSIMRQIAARDKADLYIITGDEIPFVQDGIRDGEHIRHEMHRWFTTYIAKLRVPCLVVRGSHSERLAKSLTAAKKMIKQGQIIH from the coding sequence ATGCGTGGACTTGTGATCGGCAAATTCTATCCACCACACCTCGGCCATAATTTCTTAATCAATACCGCGCTCAAGGATTGTAATGACGTCGACGTACTTGTTGTCGACAACCCGGCGTATAACATTGCAGCCGAGTTGCGTCGCGCATGGCTACAGGCCCATCATCCATCTGCCCATGTTATGATTATCCCCGATATCAACAACGATGATGATTCGGTCGCTTGGGCAGCACATACGATGCAGTTTTTAGGCTACAAGCCAGATGTCGTCTACAGCTCTGAGGACTATGGTGGGCCATGGGCGCATTACATGGGTGCTCGAAGTGTTGTTGTCGACAAAGCTCGAGAGACCGTACCAATTTCTGGAACAAAGGTACGCGCCAATCTGCTAGAATCCTGGCAGTATCTTAGTGATGAAGTCCGGGCTGGGCTTTGCCTTCGTATTGTTGTTGTCGGCGCCGAATCAACCGGCACTACCACGCTCGCGCGCGATCTTGCAGAAGCGCTACACGTACCCTGGGTGCCCGAAATTGGTCGCTACTACACTGAATCAATTCTCACTTGCGGAGCCGATTGGCAAAATGATGATTTCTATCGGATCGGACGACTCCAGCAAGCTTACGAAAGAGAGATCGCCGCTCGCAGCAAGGGTGTGATTGTGTGTGACACCAACGCGGTTGCGACCCAACTATGGCAGCGACGGTACCTAGGTAAAACAACGAGCATAATGCGGCAAATAGCCGCCCGTGATAAAGCCGACCTCTATATTATCACTGGGGATGAAATACCGTTCGTGCAAGACGGTATCCGTGACGGTGAGCATATTCGGCATGAAATGCACCGATGGTTTACGACGTATATTGCAAAGCTTCGTGTTCCCTGCCTTGTTGTTCGGGGGTCACATTCAGAACGGTTAGCAAAATCGCTTACTGCTGCCAAGAAAATGATAAAACAGGGTCAAATAATTCACTAA
- a CDS encoding non-canonical purine NTP pyrophosphatase — protein sequence MTKLPVFITGNQSKADYLSRQLNVELKHQRLDLDELQSTDLHTIVAHKLLQAYDVMNCPVLVEDVSLVFNALGSLPGPYIKWFVEYAGDEVCCRMLDGFSDRSATIRCTFGYYDGERMEFFDSELRGTISDAPRGNNGFGFDRFFINEGRTITRAEMSQEENEHTYATQMKPFAKVREFIQTLH from the coding sequence GTGACAAAGCTACCGGTATTCATAACGGGAAATCAATCAAAAGCCGACTATTTGTCGCGTCAGCTTAATGTTGAACTGAAGCATCAAAGGCTTGATCTTGACGAGCTGCAGTCGACTGATCTGCACACAATTGTGGCGCATAAATTGCTGCAAGCTTACGATGTTATGAATTGTCCAGTGCTAGTAGAAGATGTAAGCTTGGTATTCAATGCACTAGGTAGTTTGCCTGGCCCCTACATAAAGTGGTTTGTCGAATACGCTGGCGACGAAGTGTGCTGTCGAATGCTCGATGGGTTTTCGGATCGATCAGCTACAATACGCTGCACATTCGGGTATTATGATGGCGAGCGTATGGAATTTTTCGATAGTGAACTGCGCGGCACGATCAGCGATGCGCCTCGAGGGAATAATGGATTTGGTTTCGATCGCTTTTTCATCAACGAAGGACGTACTATTACTCGTGCCGAAATGTCCCAAGAAGAAAACGAACACACCTATGCAACACAAATGAAGCCGTTTGCGAAAGTAAGAGAGTTCATCCAAACGCTTCACTAG
- a CDS encoding nicotinamide mononucleotide transporter, with the protein MKQLLTITRISAKRDLAESLLVGVVLTTLSYCVAIAAQWITNLNWLEVFAVFTSYASTYLCVKERRANYPIGAVSTAAYAVLFLQSGLLSSAILNAYLTPTLIYGWIRWRKDIDTRRVSHVQLRWIPVYLLVSLLGYTGAALISQRLGGAMAWTDAMVLAATILAQFLLDNKKLENWIVWAVVNVFAIYTYATTGLPLVALQYVLFLANTVYGYVVWHRSKQMSDALDAPTTKALKEA; encoded by the coding sequence ATGAAGCAGCTACTTACCATCACACGCATTAGTGCAAAGCGCGATCTTGCGGAAAGCCTATTAGTCGGAGTAGTGCTCACCACGCTCTCCTATTGCGTGGCAATCGCGGCACAATGGATTACCAATCTTAACTGGCTTGAGGTATTCGCCGTCTTTACGTCGTATGCAAGCACCTACTTATGCGTGAAGGAGCGGCGAGCGAACTATCCCATCGGAGCAGTCAGTACGGCCGCCTACGCTGTTCTCTTTCTCCAGAGCGGATTGCTGTCCAGCGCCATCCTCAACGCGTATCTCACACCAACCCTTATTTACGGTTGGATTCGCTGGCGTAAGGACATAGATACCCGCCGTGTTAGCCATGTACAATTACGGTGGATCCCAGTATATTTATTAGTCTCACTTCTTGGGTATACTGGCGCCGCGCTCATCAGTCAGCGACTTGGCGGTGCGATGGCGTGGACAGACGCAATGGTGCTAGCTGCGACAATTCTCGCTCAGTTCCTCCTCGACAATAAGAAGCTCGAAAACTGGATTGTCTGGGCAGTCGTCAATGTATTCGCTATCTATACCTATGCCACCACCGGCTTGCCACTTGTGGCGCTTCAATACGTACTTTTTCTCGCCAACACCGTCTATGGCTATGTGGTATGGCATCGGAGCAAGCAGATGAGCGACGCGCTAGATGCTCCCACCACCAAAGCACTCAAGGAGGCATAG
- a CDS encoding HAD family phosphatase gives MSKIETVIFDAGGVLHESNSAVTEDLANELGLSKETLAQIWAEQIPLLGSGKIDETEFWQQVSEKHGLRQVGVDENLLGRAFIEQLVPFAEVRTIVKDLGELGIKTAVLSNTIEPHAKALREAGLYDDFGIVLLSHEIGLRKPHKDIYEYALETLGAKADQTIFIDDDPENAQAATSVGMHGITFTSPDQLRERLKELIPEL, from the coding sequence ATGAGTAAGATAGAAACCGTTATTTTCGACGCGGGCGGCGTTCTGCACGAGAGTAACTCAGCAGTTACGGAGGATTTAGCTAATGAGCTTGGTTTGAGCAAGGAAACACTTGCTCAAATTTGGGCAGAGCAAATTCCTTTACTTGGTTCAGGTAAAATTGACGAAACAGAGTTTTGGCAACAAGTCAGCGAGAAACACGGATTAAGGCAAGTCGGAGTAGATGAAAACTTGTTAGGGCGCGCATTTATAGAACAGCTCGTGCCGTTCGCAGAGGTTCGGACTATTGTCAAAGACTTGGGCGAACTCGGCATTAAGACGGCAGTGTTGTCTAACACCATTGAGCCACACGCAAAAGCACTACGAGAAGCAGGCTTGTATGATGATTTTGGTATCGTCTTGTTGTCGCACGAGATAGGCCTGCGCAAACCCCACAAAGACATTTATGAGTATGCCCTTGAAACTCTTGGGGCGAAAGCCGATCAAACTATATTTATTGATGATGACCCCGAAAACGCCCAAGCCGCCACATCTGTCGGTATGCACGGTATAACTTTTACAAGCCCCGACCAATTAAGAGAGAGATTAAAAGAACTTATACCTGAACTTTAG
- a CDS encoding NUDIX domain-containing protein, translating to MTVQLELTPAGLYFPDTAGIAIPTAEETARFKLGGLIVDTEGRPLHPEFLTLLGERGARFGKGEFYRWGPNYTVDPVIIATEYGKNGRVADDRVLTIIRKSNGKRALPGGFVDLVDGVYENKHSAAVREALEETSVNIARDRWEILYDEFVRDDRETANAWPHTTAFLFRHPEFSPAVAGDDAVPGSAEWLRFDELDMKHLHGSHARLIQLGFEAVWASRAPQV from the coding sequence ATGACAGTGCAATTAGAACTTACTCCTGCAGGCTTGTATTTTCCCGACACGGCAGGAATCGCCATACCCACTGCCGAGGAAACGGCGAGATTTAAGCTTGGGGGCCTGATTGTTGACACGGAAGGCAGGCCCCTACATCCAGAATTTCTCACTCTGCTCGGCGAGCGTGGGGCACGATTTGGTAAAGGCGAATTCTATCGGTGGGGGCCCAATTACACAGTAGATCCCGTTATTATTGCGACAGAATACGGCAAGAATGGACGCGTGGCGGACGACCGAGTACTGACTATTATACGTAAGAGTAATGGAAAACGTGCGCTTCCCGGCGGGTTTGTCGACCTTGTTGACGGTGTCTATGAAAACAAGCATAGTGCTGCTGTGCGAGAAGCGCTGGAAGAGACGTCGGTTAACATAGCGAGGGATAGATGGGAAATACTCTACGACGAGTTTGTGAGGGACGACCGAGAGACAGCCAACGCCTGGCCACATACTACTGCTTTTCTCTTCCGTCATCCAGAATTTTCACCGGCAGTTGCGGGAGATGACGCGGTGCCAGGTTCCGCCGAGTGGTTACGCTTTGATGAGCTAGACATGAAACATTTACATGGCTCGCATGCAAGACTCATACAACTCGGCTTTGAGGCGGTGTGGGCTTCGCGTGCACCCCAGGTCTAG
- a CDS encoding recombinase family protein, producing the protein MQLQQIAQRLVYFIYVRKSTDTEDKQILSIAAQIVELKEFAKRMGLYIADVIIEKQTAKTPGRPKLNKMLERIENGEANGILAWLPDRLSRNSIDSGRIIYMLDVNVLQDLKFPHFWFENTPQGKYMLANEFNSSKQYVDNLSVNTKRGLRQKVRDGHYPSIVPFGYYNDVRTKTVARNKKTAPLVRRCFELYAKGDKTCGDIADFLFANGVATKGRRKTKNDPKSAGGKRWHETKVKHMLSNIFYYGHFRYAGEVYEGKHTLIVDKALFDRVQAVLLRRSRAQKRATSPQPLTMLFRCANCDCFVTGSHKIKRQKNGNVHEYTYYRCTHKSKKVTCREPELREYALASQLVPIARSFAMPKDMGAFMLAKLDQDAQVVQADSARLIATHRARLDELAGKSQRLFDVYMDGDIEQDEYRERRAEIMSEKKSLESKVEQIAARADFWIEPMREWVKTAISLCKVDENTPHQALRESLRRIDGLNLLLKNKKVVASNDQFPISPQENIWFALRATKEKIALVGDNFPKNRFLVHWRRLELPRSQ; encoded by the coding sequence ATGCAACTACAACAAATAGCGCAACGATTGGTGTATTTCATCTATGTGCGTAAGTCTACGGATACAGAGGACAAACAAATCTTATCTATCGCGGCGCAGATAGTGGAACTCAAGGAGTTTGCTAAGCGCATGGGCTTGTATATCGCTGATGTCATCATAGAAAAGCAAACGGCGAAAACGCCAGGTCGCCCCAAACTCAACAAAATGCTGGAGCGCATAGAAAACGGTGAGGCAAACGGTATTTTGGCATGGTTGCCCGACAGATTGTCGCGCAACTCAATAGATAGCGGACGGATTATTTACATGCTGGACGTAAACGTCCTGCAAGACCTAAAGTTTCCGCATTTTTGGTTTGAAAACACACCACAAGGCAAATATATGCTGGCTAACGAGTTCAACAGCTCTAAACAGTACGTGGACAATTTGTCAGTAAACACAAAACGAGGTTTGCGGCAAAAAGTTCGTGATGGTCATTATCCAAGTATCGTACCATTCGGCTATTACAACGATGTGCGGACAAAGACGGTGGCTAGAAACAAAAAAACCGCGCCGCTGGTGCGCCGATGTTTTGAACTGTACGCTAAAGGCGACAAGACATGCGGAGACATCGCGGATTTTTTGTTTGCTAACGGTGTGGCGACCAAAGGTCGCCGCAAAACCAAAAATGACCCGAAGTCGGCGGGCGGTAAACGCTGGCACGAAACAAAAGTCAAACATATGCTCTCGAATATCTTTTATTATGGGCATTTTCGCTACGCTGGCGAAGTATACGAGGGTAAGCATACCCTGATAGTGGACAAAGCATTGTTTGACCGCGTACAGGCTGTGCTATTGCGCCGCTCGCGGGCGCAAAAACGCGCCACCAGTCCGCAACCGCTGACAATGCTTTTTCGCTGTGCGAACTGCGATTGTTTTGTTACTGGCTCGCACAAGATAAAGCGACAGAAAAACGGCAATGTCCATGAGTACACCTATTACCGATGTACGCACAAAAGCAAAAAAGTCACGTGCCGCGAGCCGGAACTGCGCGAATACGCGCTGGCAAGCCAACTCGTACCAATTGCGCGGTCATTTGCTATGCCGAAAGATATGGGCGCGTTTATGCTCGCCAAACTGGACCAGGACGCACAAGTCGTCCAAGCCGACAGCGCTAGATTAATTGCTACGCACCGCGCCCGACTGGACGAACTGGCCGGCAAGAGTCAGCGACTTTTTGACGTCTATATGGACGGCGATATTGAGCAGGATGAATACCGCGAAAGACGCGCCGAAATTATGTCTGAGAAAAAGTCGCTAGAAAGCAAAGTGGAACAAATCGCCGCTCGCGCTGACTTTTGGATTGAACCTATGCGCGAGTGGGTCAAAACAGCAATTTCACTCTGTAAAGTTGACGAAAACACCCCACACCAAGCCTTGCGCGAGAGTTTACGCAGAATCGACGGATTGAACCTGCTCTTAAAAAACAAAAAAGTCGTTGCCAGCAACGACCAATTTCCCATTTCCCCCCAAGAAAACATTTGGTTCGCGCTGCGCGCGACCAAAGAAAAAATCGCCCTGGTAGGCGACAATTTCCCGAAAAATCGCTTTTTGGTGCACTGGAGAAGACTTGAACTTCCACGATCGCAATGA
- a CDS encoding ATP-binding protein: protein MIPFIVTIIGAESTGKTCLSRELAQQLSANWVPEFARSYLETTDGQVTPKSMKAIWWGQRALQHEARRSLQSIVIQDTDLYATVGYWQLPHVRPVIRDCPKLLEQDAASLKSNLYLITKSNIPFEPDPLRYGGDTRESHDDYWIDLCERYQLPYAVVESAARNERLSEAISLIRERST from the coding sequence ATGATACCATTTATTGTCACAATCATTGGCGCCGAATCAACTGGCAAAACCTGCCTGTCACGAGAACTTGCACAGCAGTTAAGCGCCAACTGGGTCCCAGAGTTTGCGCGAAGTTACCTAGAAACGACAGATGGACAAGTGACCCCTAAGTCAATGAAGGCGATCTGGTGGGGGCAGCGCGCACTTCAGCATGAAGCTCGACGTTCACTACAAAGCATCGTTATACAGGATACCGACCTTTACGCTACTGTAGGCTATTGGCAGCTGCCACACGTGAGACCAGTAATTCGCGACTGCCCCAAGCTCCTGGAACAAGATGCGGCAAGCCTCAAGTCAAACCTATACCTCATCACAAAAAGCAACATACCGTTTGAACCAGACCCTTTGCGCTATGGCGGTGACACACGAGAAAGCCACGACGACTACTGGATTGATCTGTGTGAGCGATACCAACTTCCCTACGCTGTCGTCGAATCAGCGGCGCGAAACGAAAGACTCAGCGAAGCAATTAGTCTTATTAGAGAAAGGAGCACTTAG
- a CDS encoding isochorismatase family protein has protein sequence MNAVNKLPRTYSEVIAINVDIQNDFALPSGALSVNGGEDIVNPANSTNKFVRENSGQVIFTQDWHRPDNKKHFEKWPVHCVQHKAGAALHDNLDVVADDTIAQKGMYLEDDGYSGWGAELQTGALFHALSHLHRSERTVGRAIGILARQAAEKGDRIAVLIQGLATDYCDRATVVDALNNTSQEIVDVYVVTDAMKAVNIHPEDGARALAEMLAAGAHPITSQEIVDGSIVIDRGRLER, from the coding sequence ATGAACGCAGTGAATAAATTACCTAGGACATATAGCGAAGTTATCGCCATAAATGTTGATATACAGAATGATTTTGCTCTGCCCTCTGGCGCCCTATCTGTCAACGGAGGTGAAGATATTGTAAATCCTGCGAATAGCACCAACAAATTCGTACGTGAGAATAGTGGACAAGTTATTTTTACTCAAGATTGGCATAGGCCCGATAATAAAAAACACTTTGAAAAATGGCCCGTTCACTGTGTGCAGCACAAAGCTGGTGCAGCACTACACGACAACCTCGATGTAGTTGCAGATGATACGATCGCCCAGAAAGGCATGTACCTAGAGGATGATGGCTATTCGGGCTGGGGGGCCGAACTCCAAACGGGCGCATTGTTTCATGCCTTATCACACCTCCATAGAAGCGAACGCACTGTCGGACGCGCCATTGGTATCTTGGCACGCCAGGCCGCCGAGAAAGGCGATCGAATTGCCGTGCTCATACAAGGACTAGCGACTGACTACTGCGATAGAGCGACCGTCGTCGATGCACTTAACAACACGTCACAAGAAATAGTTGATGTTTACGTAGTCACCGATGCAATGAAGGCCGTGAATATTCACCCTGAAGATGGAGCGCGTGCGCTTGCCGAAATGCTAGCCGCAGGTGCTCACCCGATTACAAGTCAAGAAATTGTTGATGGCAGCATTGTCATTGACCGTGGACGACTGGAGCGCTAG
- a CDS encoding NUDIX hydrolase translates to MIDFIGVKIALINNGKLLMIQRDDKPGLRYAGLWDFPGGAREENETPAECVIREVDEELGITLKPEQIIWERVFPAMHDERLNAYFMVAEISDNDVDNIVFGDEGQGWKMFAIDEFLNSNEVVEPLKDRLKPYLDTKVQV, encoded by the coding sequence ATGATAGATTTTATCGGAGTGAAAATTGCCCTAATAAACAACGGCAAACTACTAATGATACAGCGCGATGACAAACCTGGTTTACGCTATGCTGGCTTGTGGGATTTTCCCGGTGGCGCAAGAGAAGAAAACGAAACCCCAGCGGAATGTGTAATTCGCGAGGTTGATGAAGAACTGGGAATTACGCTTAAACCAGAACAAATAATCTGGGAAAGGGTTTTTCCAGCTATGCACGACGAGAGATTAAACGCATATTTTATGGTTGCAGAAATATCGGACAACGATGTTGATAACATAGTTTTCGGCGATGAGGGACAGGGCTGGAAAATGTTTGCTATTGATGAATTCCTTAACTCAAACGAAGTAGTTGAACCACTAAAAGATAGGCTCAAGCCATATCTTGACACTAAAGTTCAGGTATAA
- a CDS encoding histidine phosphatase family protein, with protein MTMPRRLVQVRHGQSEANVVQKELLPDLDPVVAAEIMNRPDWEQRLSPLGIEQAKIAGDWIRHHIGSLASFDVIYVSPFMRTFETACYAAGDEEVQFTPEDRIIERDWGLYGKLSKADQKRFYPETYRNKKENPLYARLDGGESQMDSYLQIRDINGTMHREYPSGRVLMFGHGDKLAMYRYVLERMLPEEWVKMVQDSFFDIRNCTVIDWTRDNPGDPGDVREKINWMRIVHPTVPGLSPFGGEWVELTGKRTYSVREGLARVATSSTLLPDGLLDRLRQIEARKIADDAENFRREGRI; from the coding sequence ATGACAATGCCTAGGCGTCTTGTTCAGGTCCGGCACGGACAATCAGAGGCAAATGTAGTCCAAAAGGAGTTGCTGCCCGACCTTGATCCAGTGGTTGCCGCAGAGATTATGAATCGTCCTGACTGGGAGCAACGTCTATCACCACTTGGGATCGAGCAGGCAAAAATTGCGGGTGATTGGATTCGGCACCATATTGGTTCACTCGCAAGTTTTGACGTTATATATGTCTCGCCATTTATGCGCACGTTTGAGACGGCATGTTATGCGGCGGGAGACGAAGAGGTGCAATTTACCCCAGAAGATCGGATTATTGAGCGTGACTGGGGCCTCTATGGTAAGTTATCGAAGGCTGATCAAAAACGCTTTTACCCAGAGACCTATCGTAACAAGAAGGAGAACCCACTCTATGCTCGGCTGGATGGCGGGGAGAGTCAAATGGATTCTTACTTACAGATTCGTGATATCAATGGCACTATGCACCGAGAATACCCGAGCGGAAGAGTACTCATGTTCGGTCACGGTGACAAGCTTGCAATGTATCGCTATGTTCTCGAGCGCATGCTTCCTGAAGAGTGGGTTAAGATGGTGCAGGATTCCTTCTTTGATATTCGAAACTGTACGGTAATTGACTGGACGCGTGATAACCCGGGGGACCCTGGTGACGTACGTGAAAAGATTAACTGGATGCGCATTGTCCATCCCACGGTACCCGGACTTTCGCCATTTGGTGGTGAATGGGTTGAGCTTACTGGCAAGCGTACCTATTCGGTACGCGAAGGGCTGGCTCGCGTAGCAACATCGTCGACACTCCTGCCTGATGGCTTGCTTGATCGATTGAGACAGATTGAGGCGCGCAAGATTGCAGATGATGCGGAGAACTTTAGGAGAGAGGGTCGTATATGA
- the ligA gene encoding NAD-dependent DNA ligase LigA has product MTIPSQPESRLKELKNLLNQYSYEYNVLDAPSVSDAVYDALFQELKQLESKHPALITIDSPTQRVGGKLLEGFQKVAHSRRMLSLNDVFDRDEVVAWVNRMEKLTPGSAHEFFADIKMDGLACALIYQDGILQQALTRGDSFVGEDVTANIRTIRNVPLRLRTTAGFELFLKGRTEIRGEVVMYKKDFVQLNREMELQGKPAYANPRNLAAGTIRQLDPSLVASRKLAFRGYDVYRDQPAEIPTNRYAYEVMTALGITRNSQATVFTSLDGVMHFVDDWAERRNDLPYNTDGLVIKVNDRSQYEALGIVGKQPRAAVAYKYAAEQATTIVKDIVISIGRTGAATPVAVFDPVQVAGTTVQHASLHNADEIARLDVRRGDTVVIFKAGDIIPQVERVISELRPADTHKIDYKAELARQYPELVFERPSGEVVYRVKGLTGPIILKRALEHFASKSALDIDTLGEKNVAALVDAGLVADLADIYTLTKTQLLSLERFADISATKLIDAITTKTNPPLERFIYGLGIRHVGVQTANDLAGRFQHLDALSSATIDELETVAGVGKVVAESIAAWFADEDNMRMLHKFVEVGVAPHYTQKSGQLVGKNFVITGTLQSMSRDEAADRIREHGGTFQTAVAKDTNYLVAGGKVGSSKLAKAKQYGVQVIDEAGLLGMLR; this is encoded by the coding sequence ATGACGATACCAAGCCAGCCTGAAAGCCGACTGAAGGAACTAAAAAATCTGCTCAATCAATATAGCTATGAGTATAATGTGCTTGATGCTCCTAGTGTTTCGGACGCTGTCTATGACGCGCTTTTTCAAGAACTCAAACAACTCGAAAGTAAACATCCCGCGCTTATAACTATTGATAGTCCGACGCAGCGTGTTGGCGGTAAGCTGCTTGAAGGCTTTCAAAAGGTTGCTCATTCACGTCGCATGCTTAGTTTGAACGACGTATTCGACCGTGACGAAGTGGTAGCATGGGTGAATCGCATGGAGAAATTGACACCCGGTTCGGCTCATGAATTTTTTGCCGATATCAAAATGGATGGCCTTGCCTGTGCGCTAATTTACCAGGACGGCATTTTGCAACAGGCCCTGACGAGAGGCGATAGCTTTGTTGGTGAAGATGTAACGGCAAATATACGTACGATTCGTAATGTGCCATTGAGACTTCGCACTACAGCTGGGTTTGAGCTCTTTCTTAAGGGGAGAACTGAAATACGCGGTGAAGTGGTCATGTATAAAAAAGATTTTGTGCAGCTGAATCGTGAAATGGAGCTTCAAGGTAAACCGGCTTATGCAAATCCACGCAATCTAGCTGCTGGCACCATCCGTCAGCTCGACCCTTCGCTTGTTGCAAGTCGCAAGCTAGCCTTTCGTGGTTACGATGTTTATCGCGATCAGCCCGCTGAAATTCCCACCAATCGGTATGCCTATGAGGTAATGACAGCGCTCGGTATCACGCGCAACTCACAGGCAACCGTATTTACGTCGCTCGATGGTGTCATGCATTTTGTCGATGATTGGGCCGAGCGACGGAACGACCTGCCGTATAATACCGACGGACTGGTGATTAAAGTCAATGATCGAAGTCAATATGAAGCGCTCGGTATTGTTGGTAAACAGCCAAGGGCTGCGGTTGCGTATAAATATGCAGCCGAACAGGCCACAACAATAGTGAAAGATATCGTCATATCGATTGGTCGGACTGGAGCGGCGACACCAGTCGCGGTATTCGACCCTGTACAAGTGGCTGGTACCACGGTGCAGCACGCAAGTCTTCACAATGCTGACGAAATTGCCAGGCTCGATGTTAGGCGTGGCGACACGGTGGTTATATTTAAAGCCGGCGATATTATTCCGCAGGTTGAGCGAGTCATCAGTGAACTTCGCCCTGCTGACACACATAAAATTGACTATAAAGCAGAGCTAGCACGGCAATACCCTGAGCTTGTATTTGAACGCCCAAGCGGCGAAGTTGTGTACCGGGTAAAAGGATTGACTGGTCCGATTATACTAAAACGCGCACTCGAGCATTTTGCCAGCAAAAGTGCACTCGACATCGACACGCTCGGTGAGAAAAATGTCGCGGCACTTGTTGACGCCGGTTTGGTAGCGGACTTAGCGGATATATACACACTCACTAAAACACAACTGCTTTCTCTTGAGCGGTTTGCCGATATTTCCGCAACTAAGCTGATCGATGCCATCACGACCAAAACCAATCCGCCGCTCGAACGATTTATCTATGGTCTTGGTATCAGGCATGTCGGCGTGCAAACGGCGAATGATCTTGCCGGCCGTTTTCAACATCTCGACGCGCTTAGCAGTGCGACGATAGATGAACTTGAAACAGTGGCTGGAGTAGGGAAGGTGGTCGCCGAAAGCATAGCTGCCTGGTTTGCCGATGAAGACAATATGCGTATGCTTCACAAGTTTGTTGAAGTAGGAGTCGCACCTCATTACACGCAAAAATCTGGCCAACTCGTCGGCAAAAATTTTGTGATTACCGGTACTTTACAGTCAATGAGCCGTGATGAAGCAGCTGATCGAATACGTGAGCATGGCGGTACATTTCAGACTGCGGTAGCGAAAGACACAAATTACCTTGTCGCTGGTGGTAAAGTCGGTTCAAGTAAACTTGCCAAGGCCAAGCAGTACGGTGTGCAAGTCATTGATGAAGCTGGACTTTTAGGAATGCTACGGTGA